A section of the Diabrotica virgifera virgifera chromosome 8, PGI_DIABVI_V3a genome encodes:
- the LOC126890011 gene encoding zinc finger protein 431-like, with protein sequence MTDDILYSMENYGLYSHQLHFKQAQQNCSFSHILPHFSPNVSHIQNNSISYQNQMHSSKWENRTSELEKNKFTDTVDMVDISSKDLSPCSNIEYLDPEMYKDTNKDLGYNKYNQCTYALNSNNQRNYDYTSCVQYEKSVKCYSQKTYDSAYLKSCNFNANGMVLNNETLFKNGNYKFPSYDNYVEYNGYNCYMSNQENNVQVQSDFYTTTNIQLDPVLPSIEMEDSNEDSDIIVEESEGEMANSEDQDKPYQSVQLNKCVICNLICTPFGIQFYYLTSKSPLTMSTQVPVINKIERILGKIPTTKHYVCNDCLGLINTIDHLQLKILTFNNELVLKYKKTCIENKTFFREIKKRPLKNKMKYKCKICNKILCIQKYSLYHLNMHKKPCILCEYCGIMFRSRKKFTVHNRKHAKKNVMPSLFKCKNCTKLFKTRSHLKYHENVCLGLFPFECKFKDCDKKFATNTQHKNHVKLKHEKKFIAICSICNIGFVKISEYKNHKITHSTDKKYSCTKCKNSYKSLCNLKFHMKMHNKQFPFSCMICKKGFLRKEYYETHLSKHTGIKKYKCSICNKQVASQKYLDSHLKSHESKKVSCNICGKLLLNSFKLKDHIRVHNNLKEFECDSCNKKFNTRDSLRKHVKYKHIDT encoded by the coding sequence ATGACTGATGATATATTATACTCAATGGAAAATTATGGTTTATATTCCCACCAACTGCATTTCAAACAAGCTCAACAAAATTGTTCATTTTCCCATATATTACCCCATTTCTCACCAAATGTATcacatattcaaaataattctATCAGCTACCAGAATCAAATGCACTCATCAAAATGGGAGAACAGAACATCAGAATTAGAAAAGAACAAATTTACTGACACAGTGGACATGGTTGATATAAGCAGTAAAGATTTAAGTCCCTGCAGTAATATTGAATATTTAGATCCAGAAATGTATAAGGATACAAATAAAGACCTgggttataataaatataatcaGTGTACATATGCATTAAATAGCAATAATCAAAGAAATTATGATTACACTTCTTGTGTCCAATACGAAAAATCAGTTAAATGTTACTCTCAGAAAACATATGATAGTGCATATTTAAAAAGCTGCAATTTTAATGCTAACGGAATGGTGCTCAATAAtgaaactttatttaaaaatggaAACTATAAATTTCCAAGTTACGATAATTATGTAGAATATAACGGATATAACTGCTATATGAGTAATCAAGAAAATAATGTACAAGTACAAAGTGACTTTTATACCACTACAAATATACAGCTAGATCCTGTTTTGCCTTCTATAGAGATGGAAGATTCAAATGAAGACAGTGACATTATTGTAGAAGAATCAGAAGGTGAAATGGCAAATAGTGAAGATCAGGATAAACCGTACCAGTCAGTGCAGTTAAATAAATGTGTTATTTGTAATTTGATTTGTACTCCATTTGGAATCCAATTTTATTATTTGACTTCTAAAAGCCCACTTACAATGTCTACTCAAGTGCCTGTGATTAATAAAATCGAAAGAATTTTAGGTAAAATTCCTACTACTAAACATTATGTATGTAATGATTGTTTAGGCTTAATTAATACCATTGATCACTTACAACTTAAAATTTTAACATTCAATAATGAACTTGTGTTGAAGTATAAGAAAACatgtattgaaaataaaaccttttttagagaaattaaaaaaaggccactaaaaaataaaatgaaatataaatgtaaaatttGCAACAAAATTTTATGTATCCAGAAATATTCCTTATATCACTTAAATATGCATAAGAAACCATGCATACTGTGTGAATACTGTGGAATAATGTTTAGAAGTAGGAAGAAATTTACTGTTCATAACAGAAAACATGCAAAGAAAAATGTAATGCCATCACTATTCAAGTGCAAAAACTgtacaaaattgtttaaaacaagaTCTCATCTTAAGTATCATGAAAATGTATGTTTAGGACTGTTCCCTTTTGAGTGTAAATTCAAAGATTGTGACAAAAAATTTGCTACCAATACACAACATAAAAATCATGTCAAATTAAAGCATGAAAAGAAATTCATAGCTATATGCTCTATATGTAATATTGGTTTTGTTAAAATATCAGAATACAAAAATCATAAAATCACACATAGCACTGACAAGAAGTATTCATGTACAAAGtgtaaaaatagttataaaaGTCTATGCAACCTAAAATTTCATATGAAAATGCATAATAAACAGTTTCCGTTCTCGTGTATGATTTGCAAAAAAGGATTCTTAAGAAAAGAATACTATGAAACACATCTTAGTAAACACACTgggataaaaaaatataaatgttcaatATGCAATAAGCAAGTGGCCTCTCAAAAGTATCTTGATTCCCATCTTAAATCACATGAGTCAAAGAAAGTTTCATGTAATATTTGTGGGAAActtctgttaaatagttttaagTTGAAGGACCATATTAGAGTTCATAATAATTTAAAAGAGTTTGAATGTGATAGTTGCAACAAAAAATTCAATACTAGGGATTCGCTTAGGAAACATGTGAAATACAAACATATCGATACTTAA